A window of the Fodinibius sp. Rm-B-1B1-1 genome harbors these coding sequences:
- a CDS encoding IPT/TIG domain-containing protein: MHLSFDRPFWALLFVIGIAITIASCGGSSSGPDINKLKIVSVVPDSGMVGDSVTIKGSGGFASRLSDNILTFNGTPATVLSTTPDQLITKVPGGATSGRLTLEVNDQTVKGPHFKVLGFTPAITGVSPVKATPGTEVRIKGTHFLSGSASTNKTPNDLLPDNKQTKEPLAKNKTNNAASLSAPGAKRPGIGMPSPRSDIPQNKNTSKLKVSAAQNKANATITTTNADAISITFGGQQAPVHSATDTLLITEVPEGASGNIIEVTVGEQSMEWDAFQLLTPLNVLSLSPESGPVRTSVTVQGEGFHTTADSNIVAFNSIEAEVTAASPTELSVVVPPKAESGAVTVEAHGQTAQGPTFTVTVPTTDLSISGISPTGGPAGTNVTITGQGFSATPSENTVSFDGSQATVSAATTEKLTATVPDGATTGPVSVTIDNETVNGPTFNVSTNSPPTFTSPASLSIKENTSLVDTVVASDVDGDALTFSISGGDDQDLFTIDEQTGVLAFSSIPDYENPSDINADNIYELQISANDGSLSANQGVSITVTDVNENQSPSFTSRASFNVNENATDIGTLTANDPEGDAITLSISGGTDQDLFNLEEQSGELSFKTAPDHEDPTDADNDNIYELQVEAADNNGSTSQDITVDVQNLNDNSPYITQSTYEIEENKTEIGTIVATDPDGDALTFELNGGVDEDAFTLDTQTGALSFKYPRDYEQPTDGQQIGYPTDNEYEVNIGVRDDENITFESLTVVVKNVAEPVEIVRGSIQNQYQTEQSNGQFVFDLVPDGFDTGNSAILIVLDNTKGTAQSATIGGPDAGLFMVEGILTAPDRIQISGPVLDYDHSADGTPHQYQFTVTTTSTEGATEAPQTFVIPITPFSGGSGTASDPYLVSTLEQLQAVDMFRNAHFRQTRNIDASATASWNSGEGFKPIATQNNPFTGSYDGAGFTISGLTMNLKNSERYLAFIEVLGAGADITNIHLETASYDISAGAILVGLNKGTIINSSVSGSIKGWQGGGLVYLNEGTIEDSHSEATVDMSSGGLFYVIGGLVGRNDGTAIIRNSYSTGDVTGNAMTGGLVGWNLGGTITHSYAEGTVTGDGVNHGGLVGVNDSGGEIKYSHAKGDVGGRDAGDPGGLVSRNNSLIQESYAYGFVTTASIGGGLVAKNDKDGIIRNSFAIGDLESLSGDYFEVTLGGLVGENRGEITGSWTIGDMTSYSSDQSGALVGFNDPTLGTINNSYFNKSVGIPTSDGGRGLTSTEITGSNAPLNMNFDFDTIWKQGEESNYYPTLRNNPVDGVLVEPSL, translated from the coding sequence ATGCATCTATCATTCGACCGCCCTTTCTGGGCTCTTCTATTTGTCATAGGTATTGCAATCACCATCGCTTCTTGCGGAGGTAGCAGCTCCGGTCCCGATATCAACAAACTGAAAATAGTTAGTGTCGTTCCCGACAGTGGGATGGTAGGCGACTCAGTTACAATCAAGGGTAGCGGTGGTTTTGCGAGCCGGCTATCAGATAATATTCTGACCTTCAATGGCACGCCTGCTACTGTGCTCAGTACCACACCTGATCAGCTGATCACCAAAGTCCCCGGAGGGGCCACCAGCGGACGACTTACCTTGGAGGTAAATGATCAAACCGTCAAAGGTCCGCATTTTAAGGTTCTTGGCTTCACCCCTGCCATTACTGGCGTTTCTCCAGTCAAGGCTACACCGGGAACTGAGGTTCGAATTAAAGGAACGCATTTCCTAAGCGGAAGTGCATCCACAAATAAAACGCCCAATGATCTGCTTCCCGACAATAAGCAGACAAAAGAGCCATTAGCCAAAAATAAAACAAATAATGCTGCTTCATTAAGTGCTCCCGGTGCTAAACGGCCTGGAATCGGGATGCCATCTCCCAGGTCTGATATCCCACAGAACAAAAATACATCAAAATTAAAAGTATCAGCTGCACAAAATAAGGCTAACGCTACGATTACAACCACTAATGCAGATGCTATTTCCATAACTTTCGGAGGCCAACAAGCCCCGGTGCATAGTGCCACTGATACCCTGCTTATTACCGAGGTCCCGGAAGGTGCTTCTGGCAATATCATTGAGGTAACCGTCGGGGAACAATCAATGGAATGGGATGCTTTTCAACTGCTTACTCCGCTCAACGTACTGAGCCTGTCACCTGAATCCGGGCCGGTAAGAACCTCCGTCACGGTTCAGGGAGAAGGTTTCCATACCACAGCCGACTCAAATATCGTTGCATTTAACAGCATTGAGGCTGAGGTGACTGCCGCAAGTCCAACGGAACTAAGCGTTGTGGTACCTCCCAAAGCTGAGAGTGGTGCTGTTACAGTCGAAGCCCATGGCCAGACGGCCCAGGGACCGACCTTTACCGTTACCGTACCTACAACCGATTTGTCCATCAGTGGCATTAGTCCTACCGGAGGACCCGCAGGGACTAATGTAACGATTACCGGTCAGGGCTTCAGTGCTACTCCCTCAGAGAATACCGTCAGCTTTGATGGCAGCCAAGCTACGGTAAGCGCCGCAACAACGGAAAAACTCACAGCCACCGTCCCCGATGGGGCAACAACCGGCCCTGTTTCGGTTACCATAGACAACGAGACCGTAAATGGCCCTACCTTTAATGTATCCACTAACAGTCCCCCAACATTTACGTCTCCAGCCTCCCTAAGCATCAAAGAAAATACTTCACTGGTTGATACGGTTGTTGCCAGTGATGTTGACGGCGATGCCCTAACCTTCAGCATCAGCGGTGGAGATGATCAGGACCTGTTTACAATTGATGAACAAACCGGAGTACTTGCCTTTAGCAGTATCCCTGATTACGAAAACCCGAGTGATATTAACGCTGACAACATTTATGAGCTGCAGATCAGCGCCAATGATGGCTCACTTTCTGCCAACCAGGGGGTCAGCATAACAGTCACAGATGTTAACGAAAACCAGTCGCCCTCTTTTACCAGTAGAGCCTCTTTCAACGTGAACGAGAACGCCACCGACATAGGAACGCTCACCGCCAACGATCCCGAAGGCGATGCTATTACCCTCAGCATCAGCGGGGGCACGGATCAGGATCTGTTCAACCTTGAAGAACAAAGCGGGGAGCTTTCGTTCAAAACCGCTCCCGACCATGAGGACCCGACCGATGCCGACAATGATAATATTTATGAGTTACAGGTTGAAGCTGCTGACAATAACGGGAGCACATCCCAGGATATTACCGTGGACGTGCAAAACTTGAATGACAACTCACCGTATATTACACAATCCACCTATGAGATAGAAGAAAACAAAACTGAGATCGGGACCATTGTTGCCACCGACCCCGACGGTGATGCGTTAACGTTCGAGCTAAACGGCGGCGTTGACGAAGACGCTTTTACTCTTGATACCCAAACCGGAGCTCTAAGTTTTAAGTATCCCCGCGACTACGAACAACCTACTGACGGCCAGCAGATTGGTTATCCCACCGACAATGAATATGAGGTCAATATTGGTGTTAGGGATGATGAAAATATAACTTTTGAGAGCCTCACCGTTGTCGTCAAAAATGTGGCCGAGCCGGTTGAAATTGTGCGCGGATCAATACAAAACCAGTACCAGACTGAACAAAGCAATGGCCAGTTTGTATTCGATCTGGTTCCCGACGGCTTTGATACGGGTAACAGCGCCATTTTGATCGTCTTGGACAACACCAAAGGCACAGCCCAAAGCGCCACCATTGGCGGCCCGGATGCCGGACTGTTTATGGTCGAAGGTATCTTAACAGCCCCTGATCGTATTCAAATCAGCGGCCCGGTACTCGACTACGACCACAGCGCCGACGGTACGCCCCATCAGTACCAGTTTACCGTAACCACCACCTCAACAGAGGGTGCCACCGAGGCCCCACAAACGTTTGTAATCCCCATCACTCCCTTTAGTGGAGGCAGCGGCACGGCATCAGACCCGTATCTTGTTTCTACCTTAGAACAACTACAGGCTGTAGATATGTTCAGGAATGCTCATTTCAGGCAAACCCGAAACATCGACGCTTCAGCAACAGCCAGTTGGAATAGCGGCGAAGGATTTAAGCCAATAGCTACGCAAAACAACCCATTCACAGGAAGTTATGACGGGGCTGGTTTTACCATATCTGGACTTACAATGAATCTGAAAAATTCTGAAAGATATCTCGCATTTATTGAAGTTCTCGGGGCCGGAGCAGATATCACTAATATACATTTGGAAACAGCCAGTTATGATATCTCTGCTGGTGCTATACTTGTAGGTCTTAACAAGGGAACTATCATAAATAGCTCGGTATCGGGTTCCATTAAAGGTTGGCAAGGAGGTGGCTTAGTATACCTCAACGAGGGCACAATCGAAGACTCACACTCTGAAGCAACAGTAGACATGTCCTCCGGTGGTCTTTTTTATGTGATTGGAGGTTTAGTAGGCAGAAATGATGGTACGGCAATCATCCGTAATTCTTATAGCACAGGTGACGTTACAGGGAATGCTATGACCGGAGGATTGGTCGGCTGGAATTTAGGAGGGACCATTACACATTCCTATGCCGAAGGTACTGTTACCGGTGATGGGGTTAACCATGGCGGCTTAGTTGGAGTCAATGATAGTGGCGGCGAAATAAAATACAGCCATGCTAAGGGTGATGTCGGAGGACGTGATGCGGGCGATCCGGGTGGATTGGTGTCCCGCAATAATAGTCTCATCCAAGAATCATACGCCTATGGTTTTGTCACAACTGCGAGTATCGGTGGCGGGTTAGTAGCAAAGAATGACAAAGATGGAATTATCCGTAATAGCTTTGCCATCGGGGATCTTGAATCGCTATCTGGTGACTATTTTGAGGTTACTTTAGGCGGCTTGGTTGGTGAAAATAGAGGAGAAATTACCGGGTCCTGGACCATTGGAGATATGACTTCTTACAGCAGTGACCAATCCGGGGCTTTGGTAGGTTTTAATGATCCAACACTTGGCACGATCAATAACAGCTATTTTAATAAATCAGTAGGCATTCCAACATCTGATGGCGGAAGGGGATTGACCAGTACTGAAATTACGGGCTCAAATGCACCATTAAATATGAATTTTGATTTTGACACTATATGGAAGCAAGGGGAAGAATCGAACTACTATCCCACCCTACGCAATAATCCTGTAGATG